Proteins encoded together in one Mycobacterium noviomagense window:
- a CDS encoding LCP family protein, whose product MSDGDCGATPDRPRHSEADEASITGLRPTPLGAAPWERFSGPSRHAVGIRPFTGTRQWSAPPAEPGQDQAEHAEPTGCHTDGALTVAELIAKLGGASAQKPRHHHAAAEDEPSDGVAEWPPEPDTAHNPWSAYADQLADYQLASSQPAAIAAETPAEQTTVLPKASDSGPPTRIGTSTTEDPAPAPKPNHRPMLLAARSVAALMALLALALTGGAWQWSTSKNNRLNTVSALDPHSRDILDPGGQYGDENFLIVGVDSRAGANSQMGAGDTEDAGGARSDTVMLVNIPASRKRVVAVSFPRDLAITPVQCEAWNPDTGAYGPLYDDKTGTYGPKYVYTETKLNSAYAFGGPKCLVKVIQKLSGLSINRFIAIDFVGFANMVDALGGVEVCSTTPLKDDELGTVLAHAGRQVIDGKTALNYVRARKITTEDNGDYGRIKRQQRFLSSLLRSLISKDTFLSLSRLNNVVNMFISDSYVDNVKTKDLVDLGQSVQGLTAGHITFVTVPTTGETDEDGNEPPRTADVRALFDAIINDDPLPKENDQNATSTPTTKSTTSKPPQPSPATEARAERVQAVTTAPQEITVQVSNSTGKNGLAATATTQLQHHGFKVMAPDDYPSSLKGTTVFFSPGNEQAAATVASTFPNSKVERVTGIGQVVQVVLGPDFRVVSTPPPSGSSVSVQIDRGTNSTPTKLPDDLSVTNAADTSCK is encoded by the coding sequence ATGAGTGACGGCGACTGCGGCGCCACTCCTGACCGTCCGCGCCATTCGGAGGCCGACGAGGCAAGCATTACCGGATTACGGCCAACACCATTAGGCGCCGCCCCGTGGGAGCGCTTCTCGGGGCCGTCACGCCACGCTGTCGGCATCCGTCCGTTCACTGGTACACGGCAATGGTCGGCCCCGCCGGCAGAGCCGGGCCAAGACCAAGCGGAGCACGCCGAGCCGACCGGATGCCACACCGACGGGGCGCTGACGGTCGCCGAGCTGATCGCCAAGCTCGGCGGCGCATCCGCCCAAAAGCCCCGGCATCATCACGCCGCCGCAGAGGATGAACCGTCCGACGGCGTCGCCGAGTGGCCTCCTGAACCAGACACCGCGCACAACCCCTGGTCGGCATACGCCGATCAGCTTGCCGATTACCAGCTGGCGAGCAGCCAACCCGCCGCCATCGCCGCGGAAACGCCTGCCGAACAAACCACCGTGCTGCCGAAAGCGTCGGACAGCGGGCCGCCGACGCGGATCGGCACGTCAACCACAGAAGATCCGGCCCCGGCACCCAAACCCAACCACCGCCCGATGTTGCTGGCGGCGCGATCGGTCGCCGCGCTGATGGCCCTGCTCGCGCTTGCGCTCACCGGCGGCGCCTGGCAATGGAGCACGTCGAAAAACAACCGCCTCAACACCGTCAGCGCCCTCGACCCGCATTCCCGCGACATCCTCGACCCCGGCGGCCAATACGGTGACGAGAACTTCCTGATCGTCGGCGTCGACTCCCGCGCTGGGGCAAACAGCCAGATGGGCGCCGGCGACACGGAAGACGCCGGGGGTGCCCGATCGGACACCGTGATGCTGGTCAACATTCCGGCGAGCCGCAAGCGCGTGGTCGCGGTGTCGTTCCCGCGCGACCTGGCCATCACCCCCGTCCAGTGCGAGGCCTGGAACCCCGACACCGGCGCCTACGGCCCCCTCTACGACGACAAGACGGGAACGTATGGGCCCAAGTACGTGTACACCGAGACCAAGCTGAACTCGGCGTACGCGTTCGGCGGGCCGAAGTGCCTGGTCAAGGTCATTCAGAAACTGTCCGGTCTGTCCATCAACCGGTTCATCGCCATCGACTTCGTCGGCTTCGCGAACATGGTCGACGCGCTGGGCGGTGTGGAGGTGTGCAGCACCACGCCGCTCAAGGACGACGAATTGGGCACGGTGCTCGCCCACGCCGGACGCCAAGTCATCGACGGGAAAACCGCGCTGAACTATGTCCGCGCCCGCAAGATCACCACCGAGGACAACGGCGACTACGGCCGCATCAAGCGCCAGCAGCGCTTCTTGTCGTCGCTGTTGCGTTCGCTGATCTCCAAGGACACTTTCTTGTCGCTGTCGAGGCTGAACAACGTCGTCAACATGTTCATTAGCGACAGCTACGTCGACAACGTCAAAACCAAGGATCTGGTCGACCTCGGACAGTCGGTGCAGGGCCTGACCGCGGGACACATCACCTTCGTGACCGTGCCGACGACCGGCGAAACCGACGAGGACGGCAACGAGCCGCCACGCACCGCCGACGTACGCGCGCTGTTCGACGCCATCATCAACGACGACCCGCTGCCCAAAGAAAACGACCAGAACGCGACCTCGACACCGACCACCAAGTCCACGACCAGCAAACCGCCGCAGCCCAGCCCGGCCACCGAGGCCCGCGCTGAGCGGGTCCAAGCTGTGACCACCGCGCCGCAAGAGATCACCGTTCAGGTGTCGAACTCGACCGGCAAGAACGGGCTGGCCGCCACCGCCACCACCCAGCTACAGCATCACGGCTTCAAGGTGATGGCACCAGACGACTACCCCAGCTCGCTGAAAGGCACCACGGTGTTTTTCTCACCGGGCAACGAGCAGGCGGCCGCGACCGTCGCATCGACCTTCCCCAATTCGAAGGTCGAGCGAGTCACCGGCATCGGGCAAGTCGTGCAGGTGGTGCTCGGCCCTGACTTCCGGGTTGTCTCGACTCCGCCGCCCAGCGGCTCGTCGGTCAGTGTTCAAATCGACCGCGGCACCAACAGCACACCGACCAAACTGCCCGACGACTTGAGCGTCACCAACGCCGCCGATACCAGCTGCAAGTAA
- the phoU gene encoding phosphate signaling complex protein PhoU, whose protein sequence is MRTAYHAQLSRLSDRLGEMCELAGAAMERATQALLQADLVLAEQVISDHEKIAALSAQAEESAFVLLALQAPVAGDLRAIVSAIQMVADIDRMGALALHVAKIARRRHPQHVLPEEVNGYFAEMGRLACELANSAQEVLLSRDPEKAARIREEDDAMDDLHRHLFTVLMDRDWKYGVAAAVDVTLLGRFYERFADHAVEVARRVIFQATGEIPDGKFSDDDSLTSSN, encoded by the coding sequence ATGCGCACTGCGTACCATGCACAACTTTCACGCTTATCGGATCGCCTAGGCGAGATGTGCGAGCTGGCCGGGGCTGCCATGGAACGCGCGACACAAGCCCTGCTGCAAGCCGACTTGGTGCTGGCCGAACAAGTGATTTCCGACCACGAAAAGATCGCGGCGCTAAGCGCGCAAGCCGAGGAAAGCGCTTTCGTGCTATTAGCGTTGCAGGCGCCTGTCGCCGGTGACTTGAGGGCGATCGTCAGCGCCATCCAGATGGTCGCCGACATCGACCGGATGGGCGCGCTTGCACTGCATGTCGCGAAGATCGCGCGCAGACGTCATCCCCAACACGTGCTGCCCGAAGAAGTCAACGGATACTTCGCCGAAATGGGCAGGCTCGCATGCGAATTGGCCAACAGCGCGCAGGAGGTGCTGTTGTCTCGCGACCCGGAAAAGGCCGCCCGCATCCGCGAAGAAGACGACGCGATGGACGATCTGCACCGGCACCTGTTCACAGTGCTCATGGATCGCGATTGGAAGTACGGCGTGGCCGCGGCTGTGGACGTGACGCTGCTTGGCCGGTTCTACGAACGCTTCGCCGACCATGCGGTCGAGGTCGCCCGTCGGGTTATCTTCCAGGCCACCGGCGAAATTCCCGACGGCAAGTTCTCCGACGACGACTCGCTAACCTCCTCTAACTAG
- the pstB gene encoding phosphate ABC transporter ATP-binding protein PstB, giving the protein MAKRLDLKEVNIYYGSFQAVADVSLSILPRSVTAFIGPSGCGKTTVLRTLNRMHEVIAGARVEGIVLLDDDDIYAPGIDPVGVRRAIGMVFQRPNPFPTMSIRDNVVAGLKLQGVRNRKVLDETAEYSLRGANLWDEVKDRLDKPGGGLSGGQQQRLCIARAIAVQPDVLLMDEPCSSLDPISTMAIEELIAELKQDYTIVIVTHNMQQAARVSDQTAFFNLESVGKPGRLVEIDDTERIFSNPTQKATEDYISGRFG; this is encoded by the coding sequence GTGGCCAAGCGGTTGGACCTCAAAGAGGTCAACATCTACTACGGGTCGTTTCAGGCGGTCGCCGACGTGTCGTTATCGATCCTGCCGCGCAGCGTCACTGCGTTCATCGGTCCGTCCGGCTGCGGCAAGACGACAGTGTTGCGCACATTGAACCGGATGCATGAGGTCATCGCCGGCGCGCGGGTCGAGGGCATAGTGCTGCTCGACGATGACGATATCTATGCGCCCGGCATCGATCCCGTCGGTGTGCGCCGGGCCATCGGCATGGTTTTCCAGCGACCGAATCCTTTCCCCACCATGTCAATTCGCGACAACGTGGTGGCGGGGCTGAAGCTGCAAGGCGTCCGCAATCGCAAGGTGCTCGACGAGACCGCGGAATACTCGTTGCGGGGTGCGAACCTGTGGGACGAGGTCAAGGACCGGTTGGACAAGCCCGGCGGCGGGTTGTCCGGAGGCCAGCAGCAACGGTTGTGCATCGCGCGGGCCATCGCCGTGCAGCCTGATGTGTTGTTGATGGACGAGCCGTGCTCGTCGCTGGATCCGATCTCGACGATGGCGATCGAAGAGCTGATCGCGGAATTGAAGCAGGACTACACCATTGTGATCGTCACCCACAACATGCAGCAGGCTGCGCGGGTCAGCGATCAAACCGCGTTCTTCAACCTCGAATCCGTCGGAAAACCGGGCCGGCTGGTGGAGATTGACGACACCGAGAGAATCTTCTCCAACCCGACCCAGAAGGCGACCGAGGACTACATCTCCGGCCGGTTCGGCTAG
- the pstA gene encoding phosphate ABC transporter permease PstA — MTSMLDRPVKARTFAGVSVRRRVADKLATVLVTLSVTVALVPLLWLLCSVLIKGFQAITSSVWWTHSQAGMTAFVTGGGAYHAIVGTVLQGLVCAVISIPIGVFLAVYLVEYAGGTWMGKLTTFMVDILTGVPSIVAALFIYALFVATFGFPRSGFAVSLALVLLMIPVIVRATEEMLRIVPVDLREAAYALGVPKWKTIVRIVIPAGLSGILTGVMLALARVMGETAPLLILVGYSQAMNFNMFTGFMGSLPGMMYDQTSAGAGANSVPTDRLWGAALTLILLIGVINVGARVVAKIFAPEKL; from the coding sequence ATGACCTCGATGCTGGACCGGCCGGTCAAGGCACGCACATTCGCGGGTGTCAGTGTGCGCCGGCGGGTCGCAGACAAACTCGCCACCGTGTTGGTGACGCTGTCGGTGACGGTCGCCCTGGTGCCGTTGCTGTGGCTGCTGTGCTCGGTGCTGATCAAGGGATTCCAGGCGATCACGTCGAGTGTGTGGTGGACGCACTCGCAAGCCGGTATGACGGCGTTCGTCACCGGTGGCGGTGCCTACCACGCAATCGTCGGCACCGTGCTGCAGGGGCTGGTCTGCGCGGTCATTTCCATCCCGATCGGCGTCTTTCTCGCCGTTTATCTGGTCGAATACGCGGGCGGCACCTGGATGGGCAAGCTGACCACGTTCATGGTGGACATCCTGACGGGGGTGCCCTCGATCGTGGCGGCATTGTTCATCTATGCGCTGTTCGTGGCCACCTTCGGCTTTCCCCGCTCCGGGTTCGCGGTGTCGTTGGCGCTGGTCCTGCTGATGATCCCGGTGATCGTGCGGGCGACCGAGGAGATGCTGCGGATCGTTCCCGTGGATTTGCGTGAGGCCGCCTACGCGCTGGGCGTCCCGAAGTGGAAAACCATTGTGCGAATTGTGATTCCGGCGGGGCTGTCCGGGATCCTCACCGGCGTCATGCTGGCTTTGGCTAGGGTGATGGGTGAGACGGCCCCGTTGCTGATCCTCGTCGGCTACTCGCAGGCCATGAACTTCAACATGTTCACGGGGTTCATGGGGTCGCTGCCCGGCATGATGTACGACCAGACATCGGCGGGCGCGGGCGCCAACTCGGTGCCCACCGATCGGCTGTGGGGCGCCGCGTTGACGCTGATCCTGCTCATCGGGGTCATCAATGTCGGGGCCAGAGTGGTCGCGAAAATATTTGCGCCTGAGAAGTTATAG
- the pstC gene encoding phosphate ABC transporter permease subunit PstC: MSTPNPAGAGSGEVVAAPFPEPPLTPTRPWGSTTPRLGDRLFRGLSQGSGLLIVGVVGAIGLFLLWRAIPGLARDKENFLTYGGNWVTTDTSAMHFGIRDLFEVTVFVSLFALVLAMPIALGIAIYLTQYAPRRAVGPLAYMVDLLAAVPSIIYGVWGLYVLAPQLRPVATWLNQHLGWCFLFATGNASVAGGGTVFTGGIVLAVMILPIITAVTREVFVQTPQGEIEAALALGATRWEVVKTTVLPFGRSGYISGSMLGLGRALGETVALLIILRGTQSAFGWSLFDGGYTFATKIAATASEFNDQFKAGAYIAAGLVLFLLTFVVNALARAAVAGNGRR, translated from the coding sequence GTGAGCACGCCAAATCCAGCCGGCGCCGGCTCGGGGGAAGTCGTCGCTGCGCCCTTTCCCGAACCGCCGCTCACCCCTACCCGACCATGGGGAAGCACCACACCCCGCCTAGGGGACCGGCTGTTTCGCGGGCTCTCCCAGGGTTCCGGTCTCCTGATCGTCGGCGTGGTCGGCGCGATCGGGCTGTTCCTGTTGTGGCGGGCGATACCGGGGCTGGCACGCGACAAGGAGAACTTCTTAACCTACGGCGGCAACTGGGTCACCACCGACACCTCAGCGATGCACTTCGGCATCCGCGACCTGTTCGAGGTGACGGTGTTCGTTTCGCTGTTCGCACTGGTCCTGGCGATGCCAATCGCGCTGGGCATCGCGATCTATCTCACCCAGTACGCCCCGCGGCGGGCGGTCGGGCCGCTGGCCTACATGGTCGATCTGCTGGCAGCGGTTCCCTCGATCATCTACGGCGTTTGGGGCCTGTATGTGCTGGCGCCGCAGCTGCGGCCGGTCGCGACATGGCTTAACCAGCACTTGGGCTGGTGTTTTCTGTTCGCCACCGGCAACGCTTCGGTGGCCGGCGGCGGCACCGTCTTCACCGGCGGGATCGTGCTGGCGGTGATGATCCTGCCGATCATCACCGCCGTCACCCGCGAGGTCTTCGTGCAGACCCCGCAAGGAGAGATCGAAGCCGCGCTGGCATTGGGCGCGACCCGATGGGAGGTGGTCAAGACCACCGTGCTGCCGTTCGGCCGCTCCGGCTACATCAGCGGTTCGATGCTGGGCTTGGGCCGTGCGCTGGGCGAGACGGTGGCGCTGCTGATCATCCTGCGCGGTACCCAGTCGGCGTTCGGCTGGTCGCTGTTCGACGGGGGGTATACCTTCGCCACGAAGATCGCGGCCACCGCCTCGGAGTTCAACGACCAGTTCAAGGCCGGCGCCTACATCGCCGCAGGGCTGGTGCTTTTTCTGCTGACGTTCGTGGTCAACGCGCTGGCGCGAGCCGCGGTCGCCGGAAACGGGCGCCGATGA
- the pstS gene encoding phosphate ABC transporter substrate-binding protein PstS — MVRRALGITVSAATIAALALTSCGSDNNMTGGSEKSAQHVDCGGKDDLTAEGSTAQQNAIALFNRAWGQACPGKNLAYNPTGSGAGREQFIAGHVDFAGSDSPLTAAQIEPAAKRCNGNPAWDLPVVFGPVALIYNLPGVDSLVLNADVLGKIFSGMVTSWNDPAIAALNRGAALPETKITPVYRSDSSGTTDNFQKYLTAAAPESWTKGVGSEFQGGFGEGAQKSAGVVQAVHATPGAIGYVEKGFADQAGVPFAQIDNGSGAVKLTDDAARNAIDDAKFEGQGNDLMLNLNSLYATKEHGAYPLVLATYEIVCSKGYDRATSAAVKSFLTVAANNGQSGLSSAGYVPLPDKFKARLTAAINAIQ; from the coding sequence ATGGTTCGCAGGGCACTGGGCATCACGGTATCCGCGGCAACGATCGCGGCGCTGGCGTTGACGAGCTGCGGCAGCGACAACAATATGACCGGCGGCTCCGAAAAATCGGCCCAGCACGTCGATTGTGGTGGCAAGGACGACTTGACCGCCGAGGGGTCGACCGCTCAGCAGAACGCGATCGCGTTGTTCAACCGAGCCTGGGGCCAGGCCTGCCCCGGCAAAAACCTCGCCTACAACCCGACCGGTTCGGGCGCCGGCCGCGAGCAGTTCATCGCCGGCCATGTCGACTTCGCCGGGTCGGACTCGCCGCTGACCGCCGCGCAGATCGAGCCGGCCGCCAAGCGCTGCAACGGCAATCCGGCTTGGGACCTGCCGGTGGTATTCGGGCCCGTCGCACTGATCTACAACCTGCCCGGCGTCGACTCGCTCGTGCTCAACGCCGACGTGCTGGGCAAGATCTTCAGCGGAATGGTCACCAGCTGGAACGACCCGGCGATCGCGGCGCTAAACCGTGGGGCCGCGTTGCCGGAGACCAAGATCACGCCGGTCTACCGGTCGGATTCCTCGGGTACCACCGACAACTTCCAGAAGTACCTGACCGCGGCCGCACCGGAGAGCTGGACCAAAGGGGTCGGCAGTGAGTTCCAGGGCGGCTTCGGTGAGGGCGCGCAGAAGTCGGCGGGCGTCGTGCAGGCCGTGCACGCCACGCCCGGCGCTATCGGGTATGTCGAGAAGGGCTTCGCCGATCAGGCAGGTGTCCCGTTCGCGCAGATCGACAACGGCAGCGGCGCCGTCAAGCTCACCGACGACGCGGCCCGCAACGCCATTGACGACGCCAAGTTCGAGGGCCAGGGCAATGACTTGATGCTGAACCTGAACTCGCTGTATGCCACCAAAGAGCACGGTGCGTACCCGTTGGTGTTGGCGACCTACGAAATCGTGTGCTCGAAGGGCTACGACCGGGCCACGTCGGCCGCGGTCAAGTCGTTTCTGACGGTTGCGGCCAACAACGGCCAGAGCGGGCTGTCCTCGGCCGGCTACGTTCCGCTGCCCGATAAGTTCAAGGCGCGCCTTACCGCCGCGATTAACGCGATCCAGTAA
- the mshD gene encoding mycothiol synthase has translation MTTEEWTAALAAHEQQQVREIISAATDFDGVPPVGEQVLRELAHQRTEHLVVKGQQPGDPGAAIIGYLNLTPGHDGTAPMAELVVHPHARRRGVGTAMARAALAKTAGQTRFWAHGTLEPARATASALGLVAVRELWQMRRSLRDVPEPDVPEGVQVRTYAGTPDDAELLRVNNAAFAGHPEQSGWTPADLDERRAEPWFDPHGLFLAFDAATEKLLGFHWTKVHPDQPGLGEVYVVGVDPSAHGRGLGGALTAIGVASLARRLADAADPRVMLYVESDNLAAVRTYQRLGFTLHSVDTAYAAPRS, from the coding sequence GTGACGACTGAAGAGTGGACAGCGGCGCTCGCCGCGCACGAGCAGCAACAAGTGCGCGAAATCATCTCCGCTGCAACAGATTTCGACGGAGTCCCACCGGTCGGTGAGCAGGTATTGCGCGAGCTCGCGCATCAGCGCACCGAGCATCTGGTCGTCAAAGGCCAACAACCGGGCGACCCCGGTGCGGCGATCATCGGCTATCTGAACCTCACCCCCGGCCACGACGGGACCGCCCCGATGGCGGAGTTGGTGGTTCACCCACACGCCCGCCGGCGCGGCGTCGGCACGGCGATGGCGCGCGCCGCCCTGGCTAAAACTGCCGGCCAGACCCGCTTCTGGGCGCACGGCACGCTCGAGCCGGCACGCGCGACAGCGTCGGCGTTGGGCTTGGTGGCGGTGCGTGAACTGTGGCAGATGCGCCGCTCGCTACGCGACGTGCCCGAACCCGACGTTCCGGAGGGCGTGCAGGTGCGCACCTACGCCGGCACGCCCGACGACGCCGAGCTGTTGCGGGTCAACAACGCCGCGTTCGCCGGGCACCCGGAGCAAAGCGGCTGGACACCGGCCGATCTGGACGAACGTCGGGCCGAACCATGGTTCGACCCGCACGGGCTGTTTCTGGCTTTCGACGCCGCGACCGAGAAGCTGCTCGGTTTCCACTGGACCAAGGTGCATCCCGACCAGCCCGGCTTGGGCGAGGTGTACGTCGTCGGCGTCGATCCGTCGGCGCACGGGCGCGGGCTGGGCGGTGCGCTGACGGCGATCGGTGTGGCATCGCTGGCCCGCCGGCTGGCCGACGCCGCGGATCCCCGGGTGATGCTCTACGTCGAATCCGACAACCTCGCCGCGGTACGCACCTATCAGCGCCTGGGCTTCACCCTGCACAGCGTCGACACCGCCTACGCGGCTCCACGCAGCTGA
- a CDS encoding winged helix-turn-helix transcriptional regulator, with amino-acid sequence MDLLLLTADPHADSVLPSLSLLAHTVRTAPADVSSLLEAGTSDVVIVDARNDLPAARSLCRLLASTGRPVPLVAVVTEGGLVAVSFEWGLDDILLPGTGPAEIDARLRLVVGRRGGQADQETAGKVTLGELVIDEGTYTARLRGRPLDLTYKEFELLKYLAQHAGRVFTRAQLLHEVWGYDFFGGTRTVDVHVRRLRAKLGPEHEALIGTVRNVGYKAVRPARGRPPNPEPENTDDVEPDQGGLQGPLADPLRSQ; translated from the coding sequence TTGGACCTACTGCTACTGACCGCGGACCCGCACGCCGACTCGGTCCTGCCGTCGCTGTCGCTGCTCGCCCACACTGTGCGGACGGCGCCGGCGGACGTGTCGTCGCTGCTGGAGGCAGGCACTTCCGACGTCGTGATCGTCGACGCTCGCAACGACCTGCCCGCCGCGCGCAGCCTGTGCCGTCTGCTCGCCTCGACGGGCAGACCGGTCCCGCTGGTGGCGGTGGTAACCGAAGGCGGGCTGGTTGCGGTCAGTTTCGAATGGGGACTCGACGACATCCTGCTGCCCGGCACCGGACCGGCCGAGATCGATGCCCGGCTGCGGCTGGTTGTCGGTCGGCGTGGCGGACAGGCCGACCAAGAGACCGCCGGCAAGGTGACCCTCGGCGAGCTGGTGATCGACGAGGGGACTTACACCGCGCGATTGCGCGGCCGCCCGCTCGACCTCACCTATAAGGAGTTCGAGCTGCTGAAGTACCTGGCGCAGCACGCCGGCCGGGTGTTCACGCGGGCTCAGCTGCTGCACGAGGTCTGGGGATACGACTTCTTCGGCGGTACCCGAACCGTCGACGTACACGTGCGGCGACTACGCGCCAAACTCGGCCCCGAACACGAGGCGCTGATCGGCACCGTCCGCAACGTCGGGTACAAGGCGGTGCGGCCCGCGCGCGGCCGGCCGCCCAACCCCGAGCCGGAGAACACCGACGACGTCGAGCCGGACCAGGGCGGTCTGCAAGGTCCGCTGGCCGACCCGCTGCGCAGTCAGTGA
- the lmeA gene encoding mannan chain length control protein LmeA has product MRMRKVLIGVVSAAAAVVVVIVGAVGVDFGASIYAEYRLSRAVRDAAVLGSDPFVAILGFPFIPQAMRDHYDELEIKANTVDHAMVGKATLEATMHSIGLTNSSWLIRPNAKLPVGKLESRIIIDSVHLGRYMGITDLMVEAPPEETNDATGGTTESGISGSRGLVFTGTPKSAHFDKRVSVSVDLSIAGADKTTLVFTPTRILTGPDTANQKVPDDKRAAVLSAFSKRLPDQKLPFGVAPTSQGARGSDVIIEGITEGVTITLEGFKQS; this is encoded by the coding sequence ATGCGGATGCGCAAGGTGCTGATCGGTGTGGTCAGTGCTGCGGCCGCGGTCGTGGTGGTGATTGTCGGTGCCGTCGGCGTGGACTTCGGGGCCAGCATCTATGCCGAGTACCGGCTGTCTCGGGCCGTGCGGGACGCAGCTGTCCTGGGCTCGGATCCGTTCGTGGCCATCCTCGGCTTCCCGTTCATCCCGCAGGCGATGCGCGACCACTACGACGAGCTGGAGATCAAAGCCAACACCGTCGACCACGCGATGGTCGGCAAGGCCACGCTGGAAGCCACCATGCACTCGATCGGGTTGACCAACTCGTCGTGGCTGATCCGGCCGAACGCCAAGCTGCCGGTCGGCAAGCTCGAAAGCCGCATCATCATCGACTCGGTACACCTCGGCCGATACATGGGCATCACGGACCTGATGGTCGAGGCGCCGCCCGAAGAGACCAATGACGCCACTGGAGGCACCACCGAATCGGGGATCTCCGGCAGCCGCGGGCTGGTGTTCACCGGCACCCCGAAATCGGCCCACTTCGACAAGCGGGTCAGTGTTTCGGTGGACCTGTCGATCGCCGGCGCGGACAAGACGACGCTGGTGTTCACCCCCACGAGGATCTTGACCGGGCCCGACACCGCCAACCAGAAGGTTCCCGACGACAAACGAGCCGCCGTGCTCAGCGCCTTCAGCAAGCGGCTGCCTGATCAGAAGCTGCCCTTCGGCGTTGCGCCGACCAGCCAGGGTGCGCGCGGCTCGGACGTCATCATCGAGGGCATCACCGAGGGAGTAACGATCACGCTCGAAGGGTTTAAACAGTCGTGA
- a CDS encoding thioredoxin family protein translates to MTAAVVAIACALALAGLIGGVLNRRSGAVRATQSASHEAADAHSAGLDLSPTGPTVVHFSAPWCGPCERVRRVVNEVCGDLGDVAHLEVDLDANPVAARRLSVLSLPTTLIFDADGRQRYRAAGVPSVAELRSALVPLLA, encoded by the coding sequence GTGACTGCCGCAGTCGTGGCGATCGCCTGCGCCTTAGCGCTGGCAGGGCTCATCGGCGGGGTCCTGAATCGGCGTTCCGGAGCCGTCCGCGCAACGCAGTCGGCTTCCCACGAAGCGGCCGACGCGCATAGCGCAGGCTTGGATCTGTCCCCCACCGGACCGACCGTCGTGCACTTCAGCGCCCCCTGGTGCGGTCCCTGCGAGCGGGTGCGTCGAGTGGTCAACGAGGTCTGCGGCGACCTCGGCGACGTGGCGCATCTGGAGGTCGACTTGGACGCTAATCCGGTGGCGGCGCGGCGGCTTTCGGTGCTGTCGCTGCCGACGACGCTGATCTTCGATGCCGATGGCCGTCAGCGTTACCGCGCAGCAGGCGTCCCCTCGGTTGCCGAGCTGCGGTCGGCGCTGGTACCGCTATTGGCTTGA
- a CDS encoding Ms5788A family Cys-rich leader peptide, producing MFARLEPMLTKRRAVDLCRIAGCCCCCSC from the coding sequence GTGTTCGCCCGCCTTGAGCCCATGCTCACCAAGCGCCGCGCAGTCGATCTGTGCCGCATTGCGGGCTGCTGCTGTTGTTGTAGCTGCTGA
- a CDS encoding DUF4395 domain-containing protein has translation MSRTNTTAQADGVDVRGPRFVAWVTTAVLVTTLIVSGHSAQAAAAVLGVQAVVFAVGAARGPRLHPYGLLYAKLVAPRLGPVTEREPVPPLKFAQLVGLVFAVIGVIGFADGATLLGIIATAAALAAAFLNAAFGICLGCQLYPFVARLRPSNVSSKQPKGSTPWHAPTS, from the coding sequence GTGTCGAGAACCAACACCACCGCCCAGGCAGACGGCGTGGACGTCCGCGGCCCCCGGTTCGTTGCCTGGGTCACGACCGCGGTTTTGGTGACAACGTTGATCGTGTCAGGGCACAGCGCCCAGGCAGCCGCTGCTGTGTTGGGCGTGCAGGCGGTCGTCTTTGCCGTCGGCGCCGCGCGGGGGCCCCGGCTGCATCCCTACGGGCTGCTGTACGCCAAACTCGTGGCGCCGCGGCTGGGTCCGGTCACCGAGCGAGAACCGGTACCACCGTTGAAGTTCGCGCAGCTGGTTGGTTTGGTCTTCGCCGTAATCGGGGTGATCGGATTCGCCGACGGAGCGACGTTGCTGGGCATCATCGCGACCGCAGCCGCGCTGGCGGCGGCCTTCCTCAACGCGGCATTCGGGATCTGCCTGGGCTGCCAGCTCTACCCGTTCGTCGCCCGCCTGCGTCCCTCGAACGTTTCGTCTAAGCAACCGAAAGGATCCACACCATGGCACGCTCCGACGTCCTAG